A stretch of the bacterium genome encodes the following:
- the murF gene encoding UDP-N-acetylmuramoyl-tripeptide--D-alanyl-D-alanine ligase: MKFTLNDIAAATKGEISGARTETQFSSIGIDTRKIGAGDLFVAIKGAHFDGHDFIGDAVASGAGAVMVRNGTKLSHPTPAVLVKDTERALGDIAAWWRRRFDAPCVAISGSNGKSTTKEMAAAIAAAKGTVLKTEGNFNNLIGLPLTVFRWTEGHGVAVLEMGMNAPGEIRRLTEIAAPGVGLITNVTAAHLEKLHTVEAVARAKGELFETMDSKGLICVNAEDRWVMEAAKGRRGDRITFGMQNDCDVKFLNMETNGLDEMRLAVSIKGREHTTVLPVPGAHNVMNALAALSIGVALGVDDSEAMERLAAFKPMAMRFERIQLANGARMVNDSYNANPESMRAAFRTVGSATRAGRFIVALGDMLELGDQSPDFHRGVGEAAAEMGASPIYVLGDFASEVADGAMSAGVGESSIVVCDDVEQMSRLIEKDLRAGDVLLVKGSRGMRMERVVDYLKQEIGTG; the protein is encoded by the coding sequence CGGCGCCGGAGATCTCTTCGTGGCGATAAAGGGCGCGCATTTTGACGGTCACGATTTCATAGGCGACGCCGTAGCCTCAGGGGCCGGCGCGGTGATGGTCCGTAACGGCACGAAGCTTTCGCATCCGACGCCGGCCGTATTAGTGAAGGACACGGAGCGGGCGCTAGGCGACATCGCCGCGTGGTGGCGGCGCCGCTTCGATGCGCCGTGCGTAGCGATCAGCGGCAGCAACGGAAAGTCCACGACCAAGGAGATGGCGGCGGCCATAGCGGCTGCAAAGGGGACGGTGCTCAAGACAGAAGGTAACTTCAACAACCTCATCGGCCTGCCGCTCACGGTGTTCCGCTGGACGGAAGGCCACGGGGTTGCGGTGCTGGAGATGGGCATGAACGCCCCCGGGGAGATAAGAAGGCTCACGGAGATAGCGGCTCCCGGCGTGGGCCTGATCACGAACGTCACCGCGGCGCACCTGGAGAAGCTTCACACGGTCGAGGCGGTGGCCAGGGCAAAGGGCGAGCTCTTCGAGACCATGGACAGCAAAGGGCTGATCTGCGTCAACGCGGAGGACAGATGGGTTATGGAGGCGGCGAAGGGCCGCCGCGGCGATCGCATCACCTTCGGCATGCAGAACGACTGCGACGTAAAGTTCCTCAACATGGAGACCAACGGCCTGGACGAGATGAGGCTGGCAGTATCGATAAAGGGCCGCGAGCATACGACGGTGCTGCCGGTGCCCGGAGCGCACAACGTCATGAACGCCCTTGCGGCGCTGTCCATAGGCGTAGCGCTCGGGGTCGACGACTCCGAAGCGATGGAGAGGCTCGCGGCGTTCAAGCCGATGGCCATGCGCTTCGAGCGCATACAGCTCGCTAACGGCGCCAGGATGGTCAACGATTCGTACAACGCTAACCCGGAGTCGATGCGGGCCGCGTTCAGGACCGTGGGCTCCGCGACCAGGGCCGGCCGCTTCATCGTGGCTCTTGGCGACATGCTGGAGCTAGGCGATCAGTCCCCTGATTTTCACAGGGGGGTGGGCGAGGCGGCCGCAGAGATGGGAGCCTCCCCGATCTACGTCCTGGGCGATTTCGCCTCTGAGGTCGCCGACGGCGCGATGAGTGCGGGGGTCGGTGAGTCCTCGATAGTGGTGTGCGACGATGTGGAGCAGATGAGCAGGCTCATCGAAAAGGATCTGCGCGCGGGCGACGTCCTGCTGGTGAAGGGATCGCGCGGTATGAGGATGGAGCGGGTGGTGGATTACCTCAAACAGGAGATAGGGACGGGCTAA